In Bacillus weihaiensis, the genomic stretch CCTTTAAGAAAATCATAATATCATTCGCTCCATCAATTTTCGCAGCTTCCTCTAAAGAGGCTGGTAATTCTCTAAAGAAGGAAACAAAGATAATTAAGTGAAAGAAGTTGAACATGGTTGGGATAACATAAACTAAGAAGTTATCAAATAGTCCAAGATCTCGTATTAATAGGAAGTAAGGAATGAGGCCACCACTGAAGAACATCGTGATAACTCCAATGAACATATAAATTTTCCTTCCATATAACTCTTTCCGAGATAATGCATAGGCAACCATCGCAGTAAAGAACACATGTGTAACGGTACCTAAAATTGTTTTCGCAATTGTGACACCAAATGAAGTGACAATACCCGGATTTGCAAACACCGCTTTATAATTTTCTAGAGTGAATTCTCTCGGCCACCAATAAATGCCACCCTTCATTGCATCAATCCCATCATTTAGTGAATTAACGAGTACATACCAAATGGGATAAAGAGTAATAAAACAGATGATTAGCATTATAAACATATTGACGTTATCAAAGATATACTCACTTGTTGTCCGGCGATTTTTCTTAAAGAGCTTTAGCATTTGTTTCCCACCTCCTAAAACAATGAATTTCCATTAAGTTTTTTCACAATTTTATTTGCTGATAGTAACAGGATGAAGGCAATAATTGCTTTCATAAGGCCTACAGCTGTTGCATATGAGTATCTAGCATTTTGAATCCCCACTTGATACACATAAATATCAACTACATTACTAGCGCTTTCATTTAGAGCATTACGTAAAATTAAAATTTGATCAAAGTTAGAATTTAACACACCACTTACAGCTAAAATGAAAAGTACCGCAATTGTCGGACGAATAGCTGGTAGTGTTACATTCCACATTTTTTGAAAACGATTCGCACCGTCAATTGTTGCCGCTTCATATAGCTCAGTTGATACACCCGCAATAGCAGCTAAATAAATAATGGCTGACCATCCAAGCTCTTTCCATATATCTGAAAGGATGACAATTCCCCAGAAGTACTGAGGATCAGCTAGAAAGTTCGTTCTTTCATCAATAAAGCCCATTCCCATTAAAATATCATTAATGATTCCAACATCAGCAAGCCATGTTGTTAAAATTCCTCCAAGTACCACCCAAGAAAGAAAGTGAGGTAAATAGGAAATGGTTTGAACCATTTTTTTGAATTTCATTGAAGTAAGCTCATTTAGTAATAAAGCAAAAATAATTGGGAGTGGAAACCCTATGAATAGTTTTATCAAAGAGATTCCTAACGTATTTTTTAAAACTAACCAAAAATTTTCATCTTCTAAAAATTCAACAAAATGCATGAATCCTACCCAAGGAGCTTCTGCAATTGATTTAATAATGCTAAACTCCTTAAATGCTATAATTAACCCATACATTGGAATATAGTTAAATACGAACATCCAGATTACACCAAGTAAAGCCATCACTTGTAAGGATTTTTGTTGAGAAAGCTTTTTTAGATGACGCCTCATTTTCTCCTTTTTACTGATGGTGATTATTTGTGTATGTTTTTCTGCCTCTACTTTTGTGTCTATATCCATGCTCTACCACCTCCACCCGGTAAGTTGCTCAATTGATTTGTATTTCTTAACCTAATAGTAGAAAATTTACGCATTCTATGTAAGGGCTTTAATTTTGATTTAGGGTGCAATTTTTTGGGTGAGAGGATCTGGACCGGGAAGTCTCTCGCTTCCAAAGAGTATGTGGCTGAGCAAGGAGATGCAAAAGATGTGGAGAAAAATCTTACTAATTTATCAATAGAAGAACGATTAGTATCTTTTTACACGTCGTAACTAATAATAGGTATAGTAGAAGAACAAGGGCGTCCCATTGCGGTGCATCCCCTTGTTTTTTCACCATAGTCAAGGAGACGTAACTCCATTTCTAGCAATTAACAATAATATGCAATATGCACCAAAAGAATCGAAGGAAAAAAATAAAAACCCGAATCATTAGGAGGATATTCAAGAAATATCACCTAATCATTCGGGTTTCCCATTGACTGTAATACATATGTCTCAGCCACTTTTCACATTTATCCCCTTCTAAACTTCTCTATAAATCGTGAAGGGTATTCATTCGGAAGCTTACTCACTTCATCAAGCATCTTCCACTGCTCCTCAGGTAGACTCCAATCAGCACTGCCCATATTCTCTTCAAATTGGGCCATGCTCGTCGCTCCAAAGATTGGCGACGTAATTTCTTCCTTCTGTAAAAGCCAATTTAATGCAACTTGAGCTGGTGTTTTTCCTATTTCTTGAGCAACATCTTTTACAGCGTGTAAAATCTCAAAGTTTTTCTCAGTAGCACGGTTTTCCCAGCTAGATTCCCCTTTGCGGTTAGATAGTCTTCCACTAGTTGGCTTTTCATTCTTTTTATACTTGCCAGTTAGAAAACCTCCTCCAATCGGAGCCCAAGGAATGACACCAACATTTTCTTCTTTACATAAAGGGAGGATTTCTCGGTCCATTTCACGATTAATTAAACTATATTGAGGCTGAATGGAAATAAAGCGTACCATGTTATGAAAATCACTATAAGAGAGAGCTTTCATCATTTGCCAAGCTAAAAAGTTCGAGCACCCTATGTATCTCACTTTACCAGAAGACACTAAATCATCTAAAGTACGAAGTGTTTCTTCAATTGGCGTTAAATGGTCCCAAACATGGAGCTGATACAAGTCAAGATAATCAGTATTTAATCTCTTTAAGCTTTGGTCTACTCCTTCCATAATGCGTCGACGGGAATACCCAAAGTCATTTGGATGTGGACCCACTTTCATTCGAACCTTCGTTGCAAGGACTACCTCAGATCGTCGTTCTTTTATTGCTTTACCAACGATTCTTTCTGATTCTCCTCCCACATACACATCTGCTGTATCGATAAAATTTCCACCTTGATCTAAAAACTGATGAATCATCTTGATGGAGTCCTTCTCATCTACTTCCTTCCCAAACGTCATGGCACCTAAGCAAAGCTCAGAAACTAGTAATCCACTCTTACCCAATGTTTTATACTTCATCTTCTCTCTCCCACCTTAAAGTTGAATGTCTCCCTAACCTATTCGAGATGATTTTCTTATTTCCTTTTCGTGATTACTGTAAACTTTGTTGGTTTTTAAAAATGGTTATCAGCAAAGCCAGAACACCGTCCGAAATCCTTTTAAGTCCTCTTTTATAAAAGACTATTCTACAAAAGATGTAAAAAAACCCCATAATGCACGTATCATCATGAGGTTCCTTCTTCTAATTTACGTAGATAATTGATTCAGACGGATCAATTATTTCTAGATCTTTCGGCACTTCTAAGTAAATCGCTCTTTCAGAGTGCACATTATCTATTGAATCATCCATGAAACTTATCATATTGTCTCCACCGCTAAATTGAGCAACCGGAAATTCCTTTGCAAACTTACTTATCGTAATTGAACTTGATTCAGGGTAATCAAAAACTAATTGATTTTCTACTAGTTTAAATTGATAAGCCTCCTCTTTATCTGTTAAATCGATAGAGCTAATAACGGAACGAGTATAATATTCCGTTACTTCAATCGTCGAATCATTTGTCTCTTTCTTTTTTATGAGCACAAAGATTGATCCATACTCTTCATTCTTAGTTATAGTCAGTTCTTTCTTGTCATAGGTAAGAATATCTTTCTCCCTTTTCAATACACCCCTTAAATGTTCATTAGCAAGATCCTTTCCATCTAATACTGCATTTATTAGCGCACCACTCTGTTCTTGTAACTGATTGATCTCCTTAGGATCCATAACTATATCCTTAGTTTTTGCATGAAATGGTAGCATAAAGTAAACGATCGCTCCAGCAACTAAGAGAATAAGATACGTTCCAACTATCCATTTTACATTCATTCTTTGAAAAATAACCATATGACTCAAGCCTTTATTCAGACGAAATATACCAAATATAAAGAGAAGTAATAGAATGATTGGAAATAAGCTAAAGAACATCATCTTCTCACCTCCATTTTGTTAGAAAGGATAATAGACAACGTAAACAAAAGGCTCGTGGTGACTACTACCTTAAGAAAAAATAGAATCATTGAGCTTTCACTTCCAAAGAAGCTAATAGCTTGGATAATTGCTGTCGCTTCTCCATCTTCGTTTGCACCTATGATTAAATATCCAATAAATAATGCCGGTAAAATAATAGAAAACCATCTGCTAATTTGAGTCAACATGCCAATCAAATAACCTAGCGCTGCTAGTAAGAAGACATAGAGAATACAAGTAAAGACTCCAAGAAATAGCTCCTGAATATTCATGACATATCCATATGTCCTTCCTTCATTCATTATGAGGAACACCCCGATTTTTAATAGCATACTAGCAAGTATGGAAGTAGTACCGCCAATGACGCTGATTGCTCCTAAAAAGAGAACATTTGCTAGACTACTACTTAACCGATTGCTAACGAAAAGAAAGTCTTCATTCCGATAATTTTTCGTCGTTAACGTTATTGCACTTATGAAGCTCCATAACATCGTAAAAATAATAATAATATCTCCTGTCAGTATACTGATTGTATAATCCATTCCATATGAAGCTGTTCCCATCGTTCCACTTCCATTTAATGAGAAGAATAACCCAATAGTTTGAATGATAATAAGGGAGCTAAACACACTAAAGCTTGCAGAAAGCTTATACTTAAATTGCTTCTTCACAATGTCAAATAGCTTAGCCTCTGTTAAAAACATCATCAATTCCTCCCTTCGACTTGCTTGTTACATACGTACACACATCATCTGCTGACACAGGTGAAAGTTCAATCCCCTTAGCACGTGCATGGTCTTTTTCAGCAAGCGATAACTCGTTTTTTATCACGATATACTGCTGTGTCATCCCTATTTCCTTTTCATAGAGCACTTCATGGTTATCTTTAAACTCGGTAAGATCCGCTTCATCACCTGTTAGACCGATTGCATATTCCTTTAATTCGTCAATTGAAAGATGAAGACATTTCTCCCCATCCTTTATAAGTAATACTTCTTCTAATAGGTCTTCAATTTCATTCAAAAGATGACTAGACAAAATAATTGTTCTAGGATGTGCTAAATAATCCTTAAGCAAAGCCCGGTAAAAATCCTTGCGAACAGCTGAGTCCATTCCTGAGGTTGGTTCATCAAAAATGGTAAGTGGGCATCTTGCAGCAAGACCAATAATTGAATTAAATGTACTCTTCATCCCTTTAGACATTTGGTAATGCTTTTGTTTCGGATGAAATGAATAATAAGAGAATAGTCCATTTGCCAGACCTTCATCCCAGTTAGGATAAAAACTTGCTGCAGCTGATAAAATATCTTTTAAATTTAAAGAGTATGGAAACGTCATATGTTCATCTATAAATATCCGATTGGCCGAAACAGTAAGATTATTAAATGGAGACTCATTAAACACACGCAATTCACCGCTTGTTTCACGTAATAGACCAGAAATCAGCTTTAAGATTGTTGTTTTACCAGCCCCATTGCGTCCAATTAATCCAACAATCTTTTCTTCTGATAGTGAAAAGGATACATTCTTCAAGGCATGCTTACTCCGATATTTTTTATTTAGATCCTTACATTCCACTACATTCATTTCAAACATCCCCCTTACTCTTTCGATTTGATAATTGAATTAACTTGATTAATTCTTCCTCACTTACCCGTAGTCTGTTCGCTTCTTGGACAACATCTTCAATTAATTTCACTAACGTTTGCTCTTTCCTTTTCGTTAAAAGAATTTTTTCAGCATTATGTGAAACAAACATTCCCAGCCCCCGCCTTTTATATAAAATCCCATCCTCCACCAATAAACTCAAGCCCTTAGCTGCCGTAGCTGGATTAATCGTAAACATTTCAGCCAGCTGATATTGTGAATACATCTTTTCATCAGGCTGATGATTGCCCTTTAAAATCTCAGTCTCCAACCACTCGGCAATTTGTATATAAATTGGCTTCGTTGCATCTCCATTTAGGTTCAAGGAGAAACCTCCTTCCCAATACAAATATAGTACATTACTGATGTAATGTACTATATAATATTTTCCAAATATTTTCAAGATATAAAAAGGAAAATGTCTGTTGAATTTTTAGTATCTTAATCAAAAGAAGTGGTGGGATTCGTAAAATCATCATTTTTCTTTAGAAGTGAATCGATTCAGGGTTAAAGTGAGAGGGATCCTAGCCGAAGTTGGGCATTTGAGGTTAAAATGCACCCTATTTAGGGGAGAGATTTAACGTATGTAGAGCCTTGGCCAGAAACTATTTTGGAGGCATCCGC encodes the following:
- a CDS encoding GntR family transcriptional regulator, coding for MNLNGDATKPIYIQIAEWLETEILKGNHQPDEKMYSQYQLAEMFTINPATAAKGLSLLVEDGILYKRRGLGMFVSHNAEKILLTKRKEQTLVKLIEDVVQEANRLRVSEEELIKLIQLSNRKSKGDV
- a CDS encoding ABC transporter permease; protein product: MRRHLKKLSQQKSLQVMALLGVIWMFVFNYIPMYGLIIAFKEFSIIKSIAEAPWVGFMHFVEFLEDENFWLVLKNTLGISLIKLFIGFPLPIIFALLLNELTSMKFKKMVQTISYLPHFLSWVVLGGILTTWLADVGIINDILMGMGFIDERTNFLADPQYFWGIVILSDIWKELGWSAIIYLAAIAGVSTELYEAATIDGANRFQKMWNVTLPAIRPTIAVLFILAVSGVLNSNFDQILILRNALNESASNVVDIYVYQVGIQNARYSYATAVGLMKAIIAFILLLSANKIVKKLNGNSLF
- a CDS encoding carbohydrate ABC transporter permease yields the protein MLKLFKKNRRTTSEYIFDNVNMFIMLIICFITLYPIWYVLVNSLNDGIDAMKGGIYWWPREFTLENYKAVFANPGIVTSFGVTIAKTILGTVTHVFFTAMVAYALSRKELYGRKIYMFIGVITMFFSGGLIPYFLLIRDLGLFDNFLVYVIPTMFNFFHLIIFVSFFRELPASLEEAAKIDGANDIMIFLKVVIPLSMPVIATIALFQGVYQWNDYFAGVIFVNNPELQPIQTYLYKVVAESSSNQMMLNAPGGITTKTVTSQSIKLATMVVTTLPIVLVYPFLQKYFVKGMLIGSVKG
- a CDS encoding aldo/keto reductase — its product is MKYKTLGKSGLLVSELCLGAMTFGKEVDEKDSIKMIHQFLDQGGNFIDTADVYVGGESERIVGKAIKERRSEVVLATKVRMKVGPHPNDFGYSRRRIMEGVDQSLKRLNTDYLDLYQLHVWDHLTPIEETLRTLDDLVSSGKVRYIGCSNFLAWQMMKALSYSDFHNMVRFISIQPQYSLINREMDREILPLCKEENVGVIPWAPIGGGFLTGKYKKNEKPTSGRLSNRKGESSWENRATEKNFEILHAVKDVAQEIGKTPAQVALNWLLQKEEITSPIFGATSMAQFEENMGSADWSLPEEQWKMLDEVSKLPNEYPSRFIEKFRRG
- a CDS encoding ATP-binding cassette domain-containing protein, whose translation is MNVVECKDLNKKYRSKHALKNVSFSLSEEKIVGLIGRNGAGKTTILKLISGLLRETSGELRVFNESPFNNLTVSANRIFIDEHMTFPYSLNLKDILSAAASFYPNWDEGLANGLFSYYSFHPKQKHYQMSKGMKSTFNSIIGLAARCPLTIFDEPTSGMDSAVRKDFYRALLKDYLAHPRTIILSSHLLNEIEDLLEEVLLIKDGEKCLHLSIDELKEYAIGLTGDEADLTEFKDNHEVLYEKEIGMTQQYIVIKNELSLAEKDHARAKGIELSPVSADDVCTYVTSKSKGGIDDVFNRG